One genomic window of Luteitalea pratensis includes the following:
- a CDS encoding sigma-54 dependent transcriptional regulator, which translates to MTRPLTRVLVVDPELPEDDVVVAALEAQGYALRLVREGAGGEIQLRLWRPHAVLLELVLPDESGLDWLRRCHDDLGHAPVLVVTRHATVSLAVEILGEGAFTLLEKPVDPGSLIEHLRRALARRAASVDEASRAELEPGAETFGSLVSRSAGMRDAFRLARAAAPTDANVLIVGENGTGKELMASAVHEHSLRGSHPFIRLNCAAIPAELLESELFGHRRGAFTGAMADKKGLLEIAQGGTVLFDEIAEMPLALQVKLLRVLQEREFRPVGSTTSQRADVRVLCATNVDPDEAVRSGALREDLFFRLNTIVIDLPPLREREGDLALLVVRFIGQFAERHRRHVSGIEPQALRALERHPWPGNVRELEHVIERAVILCIGSDIRLDDLPDTVRHPMTVSRHGSMPIGQSLEEIERLAIVQTLERTRGNKRAAAAMLGIHRPTLYNKLRRYGLWHAEPITATDAEE; encoded by the coding sequence GTGACGCGACCGCTCACACGGGTGCTCGTGGTCGACCCGGAGCTACCCGAAGACGACGTCGTGGTGGCGGCCCTTGAAGCGCAGGGGTACGCCTTGCGACTGGTGCGAGAGGGCGCCGGCGGGGAGATCCAGTTGCGGTTGTGGCGTCCTCACGCGGTGCTACTCGAGCTGGTCCTGCCAGACGAGTCCGGACTCGACTGGTTGCGTCGTTGCCATGACGACCTGGGCCACGCCCCCGTGCTGGTTGTCACCAGGCATGCGACGGTGTCGCTTGCGGTCGAGATCCTTGGCGAGGGTGCGTTCACGCTGCTGGAGAAACCGGTCGACCCCGGGTCGTTGATAGAGCACTTGCGTCGCGCTCTGGCGCGGCGTGCCGCGTCGGTGGACGAGGCGAGCCGAGCTGAACTCGAGCCTGGCGCCGAGACCTTCGGCTCGCTGGTCTCACGGTCGGCAGGCATGCGTGACGCATTTCGCCTGGCGCGGGCGGCGGCGCCGACCGATGCCAACGTGCTCATCGTCGGGGAGAACGGCACCGGCAAGGAACTGATGGCCTCGGCGGTGCACGAGCACAGCTTGCGTGGCTCGCATCCCTTCATCCGATTGAATTGCGCAGCCATTCCCGCCGAACTGCTCGAATCCGAGCTGTTCGGTCATCGGCGCGGCGCCTTCACCGGCGCGATGGCCGACAAGAAGGGTCTGCTCGAGATCGCCCAGGGCGGCACGGTCCTGTTCGACGAGATCGCGGAAATGCCCCTGGCGCTGCAGGTGAAGCTGCTGCGGGTGTTGCAGGAGCGCGAGTTCAGGCCGGTCGGCAGCACCACGAGCCAGCGGGCGGATGTGCGCGTGCTCTGCGCGACCAACGTCGATCCCGACGAGGCGGTGAGGAGCGGCGCCTTGCGCGAGGACCTCTTCTTCCGCCTCAACACGATCGTGATCGATCTGCCTCCGCTCCGCGAGCGCGAGGGCGACCTTGCGTTGCTGGTGGTGCGGTTCATCGGGCAGTTCGCCGAACGGCATCGCCGGCACGTGAGCGGGATCGAACCGCAGGCGCTGCGAGCACTCGAGCGGCATCCATGGCCGGGCAACGTGCGCGAGCTCGAACACGTGATCGAGCGCGCGGTCATCCTGTGCATCGGCTCCGACATCCGCCTCGACGACCTGCCGGATACGGTGCGTCACCCGATGACGGTGTCGCGCCACGGGTCGATGCCGATCGGGCAGTCCCTGGAGGAGATCGAGCGACTGGCAATCGTGCAGACGCTCGAGCGCACGCGCGGCAACAAGCGGGCCGCCGCGGCGATGCTCGGCATCCACCGCCCGACCCTCTACAACAAGCTGCGGCGATACGGCCTGTGGCACGCCGAGCCGATCACCGCGACGGACGCGGAGGAGTAG
- a CDS encoding CgeB family protein, whose amino-acid sequence MLTHRHVVVIGLSISSSWGNGHATTYRSLLGALARRGHDVLFLERDVPWYAAHRDLRDWDSVRVAFYDSLDDLGRQYRSAIQAADVVIVGSFVPEGAAVLDWVRRNANGVLMFYDIDTPTTLSRLEADQSCEYVRRDQLGLVDTVLSFAAGTALDRLTSLGARRAHALCCSVDPCVHLPVNEPTRWDLGYLGTYAADRQAAVERLLLGVARQRVTGRFAVAGPMYPDTIDWPANVDRVDHLPPLAHAAFFCGQRFTLNLTRADMRRLGHSPSVRLFEAAACGAAIISDAWDGLEDFFEPYVEILPASSAADVLQYLDISDAERRTIGQRARDRVLSAHTSEHRAVELEAYVAEAMGLHDLARARMAASPE is encoded by the coding sequence ATGCTGACGCATCGTCATGTCGTCGTGATTGGCCTGTCCATCAGTTCGTCGTGGGGCAATGGCCACGCAACGACGTACCGGAGCCTCCTGGGTGCGCTGGCGCGGCGTGGGCATGACGTCCTGTTCCTCGAGCGCGACGTGCCGTGGTACGCGGCGCACCGCGACCTCCGCGACTGGGACAGCGTGCGCGTCGCGTTCTACGACTCGCTCGACGACCTCGGACGCCAGTATCGTTCCGCGATCCAGGCAGCCGATGTCGTCATCGTCGGGTCATTCGTGCCGGAAGGTGCGGCGGTGCTGGACTGGGTGCGCCGCAATGCGAACGGAGTGCTGATGTTCTACGACATCGACACGCCGACCACGCTGTCGCGGCTCGAGGCGGACCAGTCGTGCGAGTACGTCCGTCGTGACCAGCTCGGGCTGGTCGACACGGTGCTGTCCTTCGCCGCCGGTACCGCGCTCGATCGACTGACGTCTCTCGGGGCACGCCGCGCGCACGCGCTCTGCTGCTCGGTTGACCCCTGTGTGCACCTGCCCGTCAACGAACCGACGCGTTGGGACCTCGGCTACCTGGGGACCTATGCCGCCGATCGGCAGGCGGCGGTCGAGCGGCTCCTGTTGGGCGTGGCGAGGCAACGCGTGACCGGGCGCTTCGCGGTGGCCGGCCCGATGTATCCCGACACTATCGACTGGCCTGCGAACGTCGACCGCGTGGATCACCTGCCGCCGCTCGCACACGCGGCCTTCTTTTGCGGGCAGCGGTTCACGCTCAATCTCACGCGCGCCGACATGCGTCGTCTCGGCCACTCGCCGAGCGTGCGGCTGTTCGAGGCGGCGGCCTGCGGCGCCGCCATCATCAGCGATGCATGGGATGGGCTGGAGGACTTCTTCGAGCCATACGTCGAAATCCTGCCGGCCTCGAGCGCGGCCGACGTCCTGCAGTACCTCGACATCTCAGACGCCGAACGACGCACGATCGGCCAGCGGGCGCGTGACCGCGTGCTCTCGGCCCACACGTCGGAACATCGTGCAGTGGAACTCGAAGCGTACGTCGCCGAGGCAATGGGCCTGCATGACCTGGCGCGCGCACGGATGGCGGCAAGCCCGGAATGA